Proteins from one Gossypium raimondii isolate GPD5lz chromosome 8, ASM2569854v1, whole genome shotgun sequence genomic window:
- the LOC128032073 gene encoding uncharacterized protein LOC128032073 isoform X1, with amino-acid sequence MKVVLINYATVEPHQTDRVLQQFGCRQPILVDPEVFDDQHKVDLRQLNTDWTRYWSEYMEMWEDRYEYIPIREPIIVPELACVPEYMPWFRIHGKPYLLTPEKRQRQIRVEREMRGPLNPRRQDDKGSPSTRPRHSPGSSSAAMKLPGPTRAPTQSPDAAVQPIIPTHPPFQMMPGAFPSPYMYPNPYMYHFPSPMAGWSQIPGSAPFPVMPSGPPMYRPAAHEGLQEGLSGSSHFYQSPPTYGFQTPSSFVMPTPPHTLFFEGGSSSQV; translated from the coding sequence atgaaagtcgtgttgatcaactacgcaaccgtggagccgcaccagacagacagagtgctccaacagtttggatgtagacaaccaaTTCTCGTGgatcctgaggtgtttgacgatcaacacaaagtcgaccttcggcaattgaatacggattggACGAGATACTGGTCTGAGTACatggaaatgtgggaagatcgatatgaatatatacctattcgggaaccaatcatcgttccggagttagcgtgcgttccagaatacatgccatggtttaggatccatggcaagccatatttactgacgccagagaagaggcagcggcaaatacgtgtcgaaagggaaatgcgcgggcctctaaatccaagacgacaagacgacaaaggcagcccctcaacgaggcccagacattcacccggctcatcatcagcggccatgaaATTaccaggcccaacgagagcaccgacacagtcacccgacgCAGCAGTTCAACCGATAATACCTACGCAtccgccttttcagatgatgccaggtgcgtttcctagcccttatatgtatcctaacccttatatgtaccattttccgagtcctatggcaggttggagtcaAATAcccggttcagctccatttcctgttatgccgagtggaccgccgatgtataggccagcggcGCACGAGGGATTGCAAGAGGGGCTGTCGGGGAGCTCTcatttttaccaatccccaccaacgtatgggtttcaaacaccgtcgtcATTCGTGATGccaacacctccacatacactattctttgaaggtggatcatcgtcccaagtctgA
- the LOC128032073 gene encoding protein MAINTENANCE OF MERISTEMS-like isoform X2 produces the protein MEGGKIEMGWLRDTFPDPDEDSTEIERIRYARAYILQLIGGYLMLDTSRSRVHLRWLLKLVEFRAVGELNWGSAVLATLYREMCGATRPRRAKIRGCLSLLQSWARFRFPFLRPRVDHLYTFPLITRWNHPASHARLPSSLEDIQLLLDQRSEAQFQ, from the exons atggagggaggtaagatcgagatgggctggttacgtgacacattccctgatccggatgaagattcaaccgaaattgaaagaatccgatatgctcgggcatacattcttcaattaattggaggttatctgatgctcgacacgtcacggagccgcgtacatctaagatggctgctgaaactcgttgagtTTAGAGCAGTCGGTGAATTGaattgggggtctgccgtcttagCAACGTTATATCGAGAGATGTGCGGGGCTacgcgaccgaggagagcaaaaatcagaggttgcctgtcactactgcagtcgtgggcacggtttcgctttccatttctacgtcctcgagtggaccacttatatacattcccactcataacgag gtggaaccatccggcaagtcatgctcgattaccgtcctctcttgaagatatacagcttctattggaccaacggtcggaagcacaa tttcaatga
- the LOC105793659 gene encoding uncharacterized protein LOC105793659 encodes MKQGMASLAQAPPTMSIARTPQVRSISLQLLKSSKVPHLLAIHRIHIRRYPSICCTKLPPWEHSPLTSAHTDKSGNNFLENPSELFETLRSGNRAEDPTTKADHLTARTDQAVAAAQARYLKLPMWVFGPCLLLITGMVPTLWLPISTIFIGPNVVSLFSLIGLDCIFHLGATLFLLMADYCAKTMNLRQVSKSQSPSNYHLCNLGATLAGFLIPLMLLLASQRGFMQPHLPFLPFAVLLGPYTLLLSVQVLTEMLTWHWKSPVWLVTPVVYEGYRVLQLMRGLKLGAEIDAPAWVMHSIRGLVCWWILVLGMQLMRVAWFVGFTARASQQQVSSSASDAQH; translated from the coding sequence ATGAAGCAAGGAATGGCTTCTTTAGCTCAAGCTCCTCCTACAATGTCCATTGCTCGAACTCCACAGGTTCGTTCCATCAGCTTACAATTGTTAAAATCCTCAAAGGTGCCACATTTACTCGCCATCCATCGCATCCACATCAGACGATACCCTTCTATTTGTTGCACAAAGTTACCTCCATGGGAACATTCACCACTCACATCGGCTCACACTGACAAATCTGGTAATAACTTCTTGGAAAACCCATCTGAATTGTTTGAAACCCTTCGTTCTGGGAATAGGGCTGAGGATCCAACAACTAAAGCTGATCATCTCACAGCTAGGACCGATCAGGCAGTGGCAGCAGCACAGGCTCGATATCTTAAGTTGCCGATGTGGGTGTTTGGCCCTTGTCTTCTTCTCATTACAGGCATGGTTCCCACCCTATGGTTGCCAATATCCACTATATTCATTGGCCCAAATGTGGTCAGCCTTTTTTCCTTGATTGGACTCGATTGCATCTTCCATCTGGGTGCAACCCTTTTTCTCCTCATGGCTGATTACTGTGCCAAGACAATGAACCTGAGACAAGTCTCCAAGTCCCAGTCTCCTTCCAATTACCATTTATGTAACCTAGGTGCAACTTTGGCTGGATTTTTGATCCCTCTGATGTTACTTCTTGCTTCCCAAAGGGGTTTCATGCAACCTCACCTGCCTTTCCTCCCATTTGCAGTTCTATTGGGTCCCTACACGCTGCTTTTGTCGGTTCAGGTTCTAACTGAGATGTTGACCTGGCATTGGAAGTCACCGGTTTGGTTGGTGACTCCGGTTGTGTACGAGGGCTACCGTGTGTTGCAACTGATGAGGGGATTGAAACTCGGGGCAGAAATCGATGCACCAGCATGGGTGATGCACTCAATCAGAGGCCTGGTCTGTTGGTGGATACTGGTTCTTGGTATGCAACTCATGAGGGTTGCTTGGTTTGTTGGTTTTACTGCTCGAGCTAGTCAACAACAGGTTTCTTCTTCTGCTTCTGATGCTCAACACTAA